From Bemisia tabaci unplaced genomic scaffold, PGI_BMITA_v3, the proteins below share one genomic window:
- the LOC140225860 gene encoding uncharacterized protein: MSSRTMKKAMQSNEYKFRSSVHRSKALIPWFGDRIEIRCMAVLLYSFICMLTAELLKCGKMVLPKRSFTLEDVSQALRAANLSAADIPCMMLTSKDFQRLCESLNVEFQC, encoded by the exons ATGAGCAGCCGAACTATGAAAAAAGCAATGCAGAGTAATGAATATAAGTTTCGAAGTTCAGTGCATAGATCTAAAGCCTTAATTCCCTGGTTTGGAGATAGGATCGAAATCAG ATGCATGGCCGTATTGTTATACTCTTTCATATGTATGCTGACTGCTGAATTGCTAAAGTGCGGAAAAATG GTTCTCCCAAAACGCAGCTTCACATTAGAAGATGTTAGCCAAGCCTTGAGAGCAGCAAATCTCAGTGCTGCTGACATTCCATGTATGATGCTCACATCAAAAGATTTCCAAAGGCTATGTGAATCTCTGAACGTTGAATTTCAGTGCTAA